Proteins encoded by one window of Ascochyta rabiei chromosome 1, complete sequence:
- a CDS encoding NADPH dehydrogenase, with protein sequence MAVSVGPSSKLFEPLTIGNGKIKLEHRVVLAPLTRNRGTPLEPESTPEKPNRIWLPNDLMVEYYTQRTSKGGLVITEGVPPSLEGNGMPGVPGLFIEEQKAGWKKIAQAIHAQGGYAYLQLWHSGRANIPQMTGTPIVSPSGLPWDSPEECFAYPPPHTSKQARYVDYPPIELTTEHIKKTIQDYVRTAKWAIECGFDGVEVHGGNGYLPEQFLASNVNKRTDAYGGSPEKRCTFTLELMEELSKAIGDENLAIRLSPFGLFNQIRCEQRMETWTTLCRKLKEAHPNLSYVSFIEPRYEQIHNENEKQKFLDSWGLGSIDLTPFRNIFGATPFFSAGGFDDTNSWGVLESGKYDALLYGRYFISNPDLPRRLKEGLPLAPYDRSRFYGPFENNSVCYTDYPEWEQASTP encoded by the exons ATGGCCGTCTCTGTTGGACCGTCTTCCAAGCTTTTTGAGCCGTTGACCATTGGAAATGGCAAGATCAAGCTTGAACATCGTGTGGTTCTCGCACCATTGACCAGGAATCGAGGTACACCACTGGAACCGGAAAGCACTCCTGAGAAACCGAATCGCATATGGCTACCAAACGACCTTATGGTTGAGTACTACACTCAACGTACGAGCAAAGGCGGCCTCGTAATTACAGAAGGGGTGCCGCCGTCTCTGGAG GGTAACGGAATGCCAGGTGTGCCTGGCTTGTTCATCGAAGAGCAAAAGGCTGGCTGGAAAAAGATCGCCCAAGCAATCCACGCACAAGGCGGCTATGCTTATCTTCAATTGTG GCACTCGGGAAGAGCCAATATCCCCCAGATGACCGGTACACCGATCGTCAGCCCCTCTGGTCTGCCCTGGGATAGTCCGGAGGAGTGCTTCGCATACCCGCCTCCACACACATCAAAGCAAGCTCGCTATGTCGATTATCCCCCTATCGAACTCACCACTGAGCATATTAAAAAGACGATCCAGGACTACGTTCGCACAGCCAAGTGGGCTATAGAATGCGGGTTTGACGGTGTCGAAGTCCACGGTGGTAATGGGTATCTGCCAGAGCAATTTCTCGCCTCCAACGTCAATAAGCGAACTGATGCGTACGGTGGTAGCCCAGAGAAGCGTTGTACTTTTACTCTCGAGCTGATGGAGGAGCTGAGTAAGGCTATTGGAGATGAGAATCTGGCTATTAGACTGTCGCCGTTTGGTCTATTCAACCAGATTCGCTGCGAGCAGCGTATGGAGACATGGACAACCCTGTGTCGCAAACTGAAGGAAGCGCACCCAAACTTGTCTTACGTGAGCTTCATTGAGCCT CGCTATGAACAGATTCACAACGAGAACGAAAAGCAGAAGTTTCTGGACTCCTGGGGCCTCGGCTCAATCGACCTCACACCTTTCCGCAACATCTTCGGCGCTACTCCGTTCTTTTCCGCTGGTGGTTTCGACGACACAAACTCGTGGGGCGTGTTGGAGTCGGGAAAGTACGACGCGCTGCTGTACGGCAGATATTTCATCAGCAATCCCGATCTGCCCAGAAGGTTGAAAGAGGGGTTGCCGCTTGCGCCCTATGATAGGAGTAGGTTCTATGGGCCCTTTGAGAACAACTCGGTTTGCTATACAGATTACCCCGAGTGGGAGCAGGCGAGCACACCGTAA